Within the Indicator indicator isolate 239-I01 chromosome 26, UM_Iind_1.1, whole genome shotgun sequence genome, the region agcacatcAAGCAGGCCACAGAGCTTGGTGTCACGCAGAAACGTGCCGAGGTTAACTATTGCCTCTGCATTTCAGAAGTGAAGTTGgaagccagagcagctctgaaccAAGCCCTGGAAATGAAGCGCCAAGGGAAGCGAGAGAAGGCTCACAAGCTCTTTGTGTACGCCCTCAAAATGGACCCCAACTACGTGGATGCCCTGAACGAGTTCGGTATCTTTTCCGAGGAGGAGAAGGACATCCTGCAAGCTGACTACCTGTACTCCAAAGCACTAACCATCTCGCCCTGCCACGAGAAGGCTCTCATCAACCGGGACCGGACGTTGCCGTTGGTGGAGGAGATCGATCAGAGGTACTTCAGCATCATCGACAGCAAGGTGAAAAAAGTGATGGCCATCCCCAAAGGCAACTCGGCCCTGCGCCGGGTGATGGAGGAGTCCTACTACCACCACATCTACCACACGGTGGCCATTGAAGGCAACACCCTGACGCTGTCGGAGATCAGACACATCATCGAGACCAGGTACGCCGTGCCTGGGAAGAGCCTGGTGGAGCAGAACGAGGTCATCGGCATGCATGCGGCCCTGAAGTACATCAACACCACCCTGGTGTCGCGCATCGGCTCCGTCACCGCCGCCGACATCCTGGAGATCCACCgcagggtgctgggctatgCCGACCCGCTGGAGGCAGGCAGGTTCAGGGCCACTCAGGTGTTCGTAGGCCATCACATCCCGCCGCACCCCCAGGACGTGGAGAAGCAGATGCAGGAGTTCGTGCAGTGGATCAACTCGGAAGACGCCATGAGCTTGCACCCCGTGGAGTTCGCCGCCTTGGCCCACTACAAGCTGGTTTACATCCATCCCTTTGTGGATGGCAACGGGAGGACCTCACGCCTCCTGATGAACCTCATCCTGATGCAGGCTGGTTACCCACCCATCACCATCCGCAAGGAGCAGCGGGCCGAGTACTACCACGTCTTGGAGGTGGCCAACGAGGGCGACGTGAGGCCTTTCATACGTTTCATTGCCAAGTGTACAGAGACGACCCTGGACATGCTGCTCATTGCCACCACCGAGTACTCTGTGGGCTTACCTGAAGCagatggcagtgctgctgggtgcaaACAAACCATCCCTGTCAAGACTTGAGGGTTGGGGAGGGTCAGGAGCCAAGGAACACGCGGGAGAACGCAGCGCCGAGCTGCTCAGTATTCCTGCAGGGAAAGAACTCGACAGGAAGTGTCACTGGTTagcatttcatttatttaaagtCTTTTCATTTGATTAaattaatgtaatttatttatatacCTTATGCCAAGCTGGAACGTGAACTGTTGATGTTGACTGTGCACTATGAATTTTCTTGTGCTActggaaggaggcagggagaagtGGCAGAGAGGCTCAACGACCTGAAGCAGAACTTCATTTCTCCTTAAAATTAAGCTTGGAGAAGCTGCTTCAAATCACAAGCCTTCACCTGGCTGGTCAAGCACCTTGTCTGGCCTTGTCAAGGAGCTACTAGGCAAGACAAAATCCTAACCAAGTTGTTGCTTTTGTGTTACCTTTTTTCCCTGTCGTTCAAGGAAACACAACCCTCACAGTACCAGCGCTCCCAGTCATGGTCACCAGACTCTTTCCTGTCAGCCACATGAGTTTGATAGACAGTATTGATCAAGGATGAGGCCATAACTCCAGCTCAGAGGATCTCTCCCCTCCTATTTCTGCTTTCAGTGACACTGCACATTTACTTTCAGTTGCCTTTCCTAGGGTGAGGTTTGTACCATGAGCAGGAAGTGTTTGGTTTAGGATTACAGATGGAACAAGAGGAACACTAACTTCTTTCCTTGACCTGCAAGGTACTTCTGCTGTTCTTCAGACAGGAGAACCTGGTGCTCCAAGGCCCTCCCTCATACCCTACCTTATCCAGCAGGATCCCTGGGCAACTGCCAACTGTCCTCACACATTTCAGTTCAGGGTTGGAAACAAAGCTTGCTTCTGAAAGACTGTGGGTGGAAAAGGTTGTTAGACAACCATGAGACAACCTTCATCAAGTTGTGCCCAGTTTGGTTATGAGCATAGATTGCAAGCGTGCCAAAAAGTGAAGTTTTCTTCAATCTACACAAGAGAACCTCTCAGTTAATCACTAGGTCACATTATTATGGTGATAAACATGTCAGAAATCACAGGAAGCCTTgttgtgctgcagtggcagtCAGTAAAGGACATGGAAGCTGCTTTGCaattcaaaacaaataaaagccaaaacaaagtGGGTTTTGTAAGATAAAACTACCTGCAGCCTAATACAGAACAGCTTCCTGCACCTCTACCTGCAGCTGTGCATAATGCAACACCTCTAAGCTCAAAAAGCTTCAGTTTGATCCACTTTAGAGTGTTGTTAAGCTTAAACCCTTTCAGCTGTTAGACTGACCTACACACCAGTGTGAAGTTCTTCCCTTCTAACTCTTACCTGGAGCAGATAATAGGACAAGACTAGAGTTCTGTGTCCTACAGCACCATCCCACACACGTGTACTGATCAGAGCTGCCAGGGAAAGCAAATTATGGATGAGGAAGGTTGTTCTGTCCTCACAAAACATGCCTttggtttttccttttcaaagtgTGAGGTGACTGTAAATAAAATTTGCACTTTAGAGCTCTGGggggtggaaaaaagaaattgttatTTTAGTAACAGATTAATAAACTATTTTGCTATTAAATTGGTTTGTTTGGAAAAGGCTGTTCTCAAAATGCTTTGGGCCTAGAAGTGATCacagcttggtttggtttgaggaGTAGCAAATTACACAGCACACATCCTGCTCCTTCAGGGCACAGGGATGGGAGTGGGACAGAGACTGTAGTGGTAAATCCAACCCCATCAGCCAAAGGAAACTGAATTCATCACTGGTGGTGTGCACAGGGGCAGGCCAACCTTAGCATTCCCACTCCACAACTCAAAGCTCCATACTGAGGTCATACTCAAGCACTTCCAAGCTGACTTGGAGATGGAAGAAGCTGTatcaccaccactgctgctcttaCATGGGTCAGAGCCATGAAGCAGACTCAAAGTCAAGCCAAATCAaatcagcagagagcagaagcacTGAAAATAGTGTTTATTTGCAGCAGTGCTTGTGTTGTACAAGTGAACTTGGTATCAGGGTTCCACCTCTCAATTCAACCCCCACATGTGCTGACTTCAGAGGTAACAGCAATTTGAGCTGACAAGCAGGAACAGTTCTAACCGAGATGATCTACTGGATTAAAGTTTGAAGTGATTACTGTAGTGATTCCAGGATCTTCACACTGGATGGAAAGGTGTCACATACCTTTAATTAGCTCAAATCTCAGTGCACCTAAGAGGTGAGGTACATATCCATATGACCCAGCTGCCATAAGTGCAATTCCAACACtcacttttaaaacaaacaaacaaaatcaacaatATTTATAGAAAACCTTTGAGAACTCAGAGTTTAATAAACCAAGAAGCATCAACTTGCACTTCACATTTGTACAAAACCATAAAGAAACCACCTGCAAAAAGACATGTGAGCTAGCtagccaaaaaagaaaaaaaacaaacaaaccccaaaacaaccccaaacaaccctcAAAAAACAAAAATGGTCCTCAGCAAGAGCACGTAGAGCTTATGGGGAACAGAAATGCCCAGGTCTAAGTATTTCAACACTTAATAAATTTGAATGTCTtgtacaaatacacaatatAAAAAGCAGGTTAAATTCCAATGGAACATCAAGTGAATACATAtctatgtatatacatatacacacatatgtataGAAACTCTCCCAATACTAAAATAGGCCATTGTGGTGAAGGTACTGGCATTGCCATTTCACTGGGAACTGGAAGGAGATGGATGTCCCTGGCTGGGTGTGTTTGAGTGGAAAATGGGTTTGCTCTCAAAGAGAATGACTGCAATCAGAAGCTGAACTGACCAGTGAAGCTTGACAAGGTTATCTCCCAAGGCTTTCACATCCCATCTCAGTCGTtaatgaaagagaaataattgTAGAGCACTCAGAAAACACAACGTGGTGCCCAACCTGTGCAGGAAATAGTTTCCCCCCCTTGTTACCCTCAATATGAGGAATCATAAAATGCCATTTTACCAGAACATAGTGTAACACTTTGCtcttagaggaaaaaaacaaacaaaaaaaacccaacaaaaacccaaaccaaccaaacacctgGGTTTGTACCATCCTACACTGATCCTGATGAATGCAGCAGTCCAGAGCTGTATTTACACACGACTGCGACCGGCGTTCTCTCCGTGCTAGCGTTAAGGACACAACATGGCTTCCAGAAAGGCATTTCACATTGTACCAGACTTGCTGATCGCAGGCTTTTCTTCCCCCTGGGTCTTTTGCTCATTTTTTCAGTAGCATCTTGGCAAAATCCGCGTTGGACATCTTTTTAGGCTCCTCAGGGGGTTTGGATGAAGTTGCTGGTGAGTTCTGGACCATCCCGTTCTCTGCTTTAGCCACGGGATGACTCTGGCGTTGTAGCGCGCGAGGCATCATGGAAAGCTGcgtccttcccttccctctcctgcaggGCAAAAAGTGACACTTAAAAACAGCCCAGTGCTCCTTCAACACCCTGGCGAAACACAAAGGGCTAAGGTTTACAGAAAGTCTTCCTCATTTTATCACCCCTGTCATTCGTTTCAGGAGTAATCAGTGCAAAGCTTTCATTGGGCACCCTCTCAGTCTGCCCAAGTCCTGGCAGAAAAGAACTGGCCCACAGTCCTCAatatgaggctctggccagcctcatctagtgtgaggtgtccctacccatggcaggggggttggaactagacgatccttgtggtctcttccaaccctgactgattctatgaagctcCACGTTTATCCACAGGGACATACAACACAATGCTGCAATACAACACAACTCCTGCTGCTTAGCAGGAGCACCCTGCAAGATGAAAGAGCAGCTTCAATGCTCACTGAACCATCATGGCTGGTTCTCCAGAACAACAGGATGTGGAAATTCAGTGCTCAGGTGCTAATGTCAGCCCCAGTGACACAGGACAAGCACAGCGATTGTGCCCtagtactcagcactggtgaggctgcaaaTGGAaacctgggttcagttttgggccactcactccaagaagagcattgaggtgctggagtgggtccagaaaaaggcaacaaagctggtgaagggtctagagcacaagtcttacaaggagcagtcaagggaactggggttgttcagcctggagaagaggtggctgaggggagaccttctggctctctatcttccagaaaggaggctggaactagACAAGGgatggtctcctctcccaaggaacaagttatagaacaagaggaaatggcctcaggttgctgcaggggaagtttaggttggacatgaggaacaatttcttccactTGAGAATTGTCAAGGcgtggcccaggctgcccagggcagtggtggaggtccccaatccctggaggggtttaaaggctgtggagatgtggtgctgaggacatggtttagtagcaACCtgatgggttaatggttggacttgatgatcttaaaaggtttATTCCAACCAGAATGACTCTGTGGTTCAATGCCCCATGCCCAATGCCCAATACTCTCAGTCCCTACAGACCTGTTTCTATTGATAAAGAAATCTGCTTCTCATCAATCCAATTTTTTGTGGTTGAGCACCTTTTGAATGTCCTCTCATTCCAGGTGAGACTCCTACATctcagcagcccagcactgccagccccccCAGCAGTACTTACGCTCCATAAACGGGTCGGGGCACCGCGAACTGCGGAGCTTTGCCTGCCTCGGGCTTGTCGGGCAGCCTGCGGAGCGGGGGGTTGCTGATGGCCACCTTGATGACGTGTTCCTTCACTGTCAGCCCATCCAtcttcagcacagcctgggaggCCTGAGCTTCACTTTCGTATTCCACATAGGCCAGGCCCTAGGTAACAGAAAAGGAGTAACCCAGATTACTACTTCTGTCTGCATGGCACTCTCCTGAATCATTTGGCTAAAGAGCACTGTACAGGAAGcagactgtgtccagttctgggcccctcagtttaggaaagatgttgaattgctggagcatgtccagagaagggcaaggaggctggtgagaggccttgagcacaagccctatgaggagaggctgagggagctgggactgtttagcctggagaagaggaggctcaggggagacctcattgctgtctacagctacctgaagggaggttgtagccaggagggggttggtctcttctcccaggcaaccagcaccagaacaagaggacacagtctgaagctgcacaggggaggtttaggctggaggtgaggagaaagttcttcacagagagagtggttggccattggaatgtgctgcccagggaggcggtggagtcaccatccctggaggtgttcaggaggggattggacgtggcacttggtgccatggtttagatagtcatgaggtttagggtgacaggttggactcgatctttgaggtctcttccagccttcttgattctatgaacctgGCTAAGTCTCACTATTCTCCACTTAATTCTTACCTACACATCTACAACCTGCACTTCTTGACTCTCATTCATGATGCCCTAATTTGTGGAAGTAGTATTATGAATTAAAAAAGGAAGCCAAGATCCCAGTAACTGTAATGAAGTATTGTGTCAGTGGCAAGTCTTCACTTCTCAATGTGTATCATACATCCATCCAGGCTGAATCTGGTGTTGGACAGTTTGGATTCATAGTGGAAAGGAAGATAAATCAATCTGTAGAGGGAGAACAGGAAGATCTACaaactcttctgtgattcttcattAAGCTATAACTTGCACCCAAGGAGTTAATTCCCTAAAAGCAGTCTCTGTGCTTTCAAGGGCAGTAAACCCCCTCTTGAGCAGCTCCAAGAGCTCTACAGAGACTGGCATTGATGCCCTGAGAACAAGGACCAGCAATAAAAGCATTCTTTGTGGGACAGGGATCCATGTTGAGTTCACACAGCAACAGCTGCTAACCACACTGGTAACCAGATGCTGGTACATCACCAGTAATGGGGTCTTATTCCCAGGAAGTGGACAAAAGGGCCTCCCCAGAAGCTGTTATGGCAGAATCCTAGCTGGAAGGCATCACCTCTCAGTTCTGCTCTTGTTATTCTTCTAAATCATCTTCAAACCCTTCAGCTGTACTTCTGGATTGTCCAGTTTCACACGAAATACACCAGGTTTGggggacttggcagtgctgggaaaacatgtggactcaatgatc harbors:
- the FICD gene encoding protein adenylyltransferase FICD, whose protein sequence is MSQPHERELWLKPFLFPGCSSRKGDVPGLCAGSRMNLVSMATDPELKWMTLWVRVRWAAVLMLLLSSVVMLLLPLAVVEDQCQTVLKGLSFLKGKLGTGSSGVTKYTGQTTGLSVTSSGLELLVLKGKATPEVKLEARAALNQALEMKRQGKREKAHKLFVYALKMDPNYVDALNEFGIFSEEEKDILQADYLYSKALTISPCHEKALINRDRTLPLVEEIDQRYFSIIDSKVKKVMAIPKGNSALRRVMEESYYHHIYHTVAIEGNTLTLSEIRHIIETRYAVPGKSLVEQNEVIGMHAALKYINTTLVSRIGSVTAADILEIHRRVLGYADPLEAGRFRATQVFVGHHIPPHPQDVEKQMQEFVQWINSEDAMSLHPVEFAALAHYKLVYIHPFVDGNGRTSRLLMNLILMQAGYPPITIRKEQRAEYYHVLEVANEGDVRPFIRFIAKCTETTLDMLLIATTEYSVGLPEADGSAAGCKQTIPVKT